Proteins from one Triplophysa dalaica isolate WHDGS20190420 chromosome 6, ASM1584641v1, whole genome shotgun sequence genomic window:
- the lrrn1 gene encoding leucine-rich repeat neuronal protein 1 yields MAKGTFFFVAQGQFCLFLPLVLFGISSVQSTECPELCVCEIRPWFTPQSTYREATTVDCNDLHLTRIPGNLSSDTQVLLLQSNYIARTSEELEQLLNLTELDLSQNNFSNIRDIGLTNMSQLTTLHLEENQIVEMPDFSLQDLTNLQELYINHNQISSIAPSAFAGLRNLLRLHLNSNRLKAIDSRWFESTPNLEILMIGENPVVGILDLNFKPLTNLRSLVLAGMELTDIPGNAFVGLDNLESLSFYDNKLVSVPQAALQKLPNLKFLDLNKNPIRKIQRGDFKNMLRLKELGINNMAELVLIDRFALDNLPELTKLEATNNPKFSYVNRLAFRNLPSIESLMLNNNALNSLYQGTAESLSNLREISVHSNPLRCDCVIQWMGSNRTTIRFMEPLSMICATPPEVRGQRVKEVLSHESTGECLPMISHDTFPNHLNLDIGMTVELDCRAMAEPEPEIYWVTPSGNKVMIDTISDKYLLDSAGTLRISHIQVDDSGHYTCVAQNTEGADTRVTAIRVNGTLLDSTQLMKIYVKHTESHSILVSWKVNSNVMMSNLKWSSATMKIDNPHITYTAKVPVDVHEYNLTHLQPATEYEVCLSVSNIHQQTQKSCVNVTTKHAMFAVEISDQGTNSALSAVLGTILAIISLGSITVYIAKRWKRKNYNHSLKKYMQKTSSIPLNELYPPLINLWETDSEKDKEGSSETKPSQVDTTRSYYMW; encoded by the coding sequence ATGGCAAAAGGGACTTTCTTTTTTGTAGCGCAGGGCCAGTTTTGTCTTTTCCTGCCTCTGGTTTTATTTGGCATCTCCTCTGTTCAGAGTACAGAATGTCCTGAGCTTTGCGTCTGCGAGATCCGGCCTTGGTTCACGCCCCAGTCCACTTACAGAGAGGCGACTACTGTTGATTGCAATGACCTTCACCTCACGCGCATCCCCGGAAACCTGTCCTCCGATACGCAGGTGTTGCTTCTCCAAAGTAACTACATTGCCAGAACTAGCGAGGAGTTGGAACAGCTGCTGAATCTCACAGAACTCGACCTGTCCCAGAACAACTTCAGCAACATCCGTGATATCGGCTTGACCAACATGTCGCAACTTACGACGCTTCACCTGGAGGAGAACCAAATCGTTGAGATGCCAGACTTCAGTTTGCAAGATCTCACCAATCTGCAGGAGCTGTACATCAATCACAATCAGATCAGCTCCATCGCTCCCAGTGCCTTTGCCGGTTTGCGTAACCTGCTTAGGCTCCATCTGAACTCCAACAGGCTTAAGGCCATCGACAGCCGCTGGTTTGAATCAACCCCCAACCTTGAGATCCTTATGATTGGGGAAAATCCTGTGGTTGGCATCCTGGATTTGAACTTCAAGCCACTTACCAACTTGAGAAGCCTGGTGTTGGCGGGAATGGAGCTTACGGATATTCCCGGCAATGCCTTTGTTGGACTAGATAACTTGGAGAGTCTCTCTTTCTATGACAATAAACTTGTCAGTGTTCCGCAGGCCGCTCTGCAGAAACTTCCGAATTTGAAATTTCTGGATTTGAACAAGAATCCGATCCGTAAAATTCAGCGAGGAGACTTTAAGAACATGCTAAGGCTGAAAGAACTCGGCATTAACAATATGGCAGAACTTGTGCTCATCGATCGCTTCGCCCTGGATAACCTTCCGGAATTGACCAAACTTGAAGCCACAAACAACCCCAAGTTTTCCTATGTAAACCGATTAGCATTCCGTAACTTGCCGTCAATAGAGAGTCTAATGCTTAATAACAATGCTCTCAACTCCCTGTACCAGGGGACAGCAGAGTCCCTTTCCAACCTGAGGGAGATCAGTGTCCACAGCAACCCTCTGCGCTGTGACTGCGTCATTCAGTGGATGGGCTCGAACCGGACAACCATTCGATTCATGGAACCTCTTTCCATGATCTGTGCGACGCCACCTGAGGTTAGAGGGCAGCGTGTGAAAGAAGTACTTTCTCACGAATCTACAGGTGAATGTCTGCCCATGATTTCTCATGACACCTTCCCCAACCACCTCAACCTGGACATCGGGATGACTGTAGAGCTTGACTGTCGTGCAATGGCCGAACCTGAACCAGAAATATATTGGGTTACACCATCTGGTAACAAAGTAATGATAGACACAATATCCGATAAATACCTTCTCGACAGCGCAGGAACTTTGCGCATATCCCATATTCAAGTGGACGACTCCGGTCACTACACTTGCGTGGCCCAGAATACAGAAGGAGCTGACACACGGGTGACCGCCATTCGGGTGAACGGGACTCTTTTGGATAGCACTCAACTTATGAAAATCTACGTGAAACACACAGAGTCCCACTCGATTTTAGTGTCCTGGAAAGTGAACTCCAACGTCATGATGTCCAACCTGAAGTGGTCATCGGCCACAATGAAAATTGACAACCCACACATCACCTATACAGCTAAAGTTCCTGTAGATGTACATGAGTACAACCTCACCCACCTTCAGCCAGCCACTGAGTATGAGgtttgtctctctgtctccaATATCCATCAGCAGACCCAAAAGTCTTGTGTCAATGTCACAACCAAACACGCAATGTTTGCTGTTGAGATCTCCGACCAAGGCACCAATTCGGCTCTTTCGGCTGTTTTGGGAACAATACTGGCCATCATCAGTCTGGGGTCCATAACGGTCTACATCGCCAAGAGATGGAAGAGGAAGAACTACAATCACTCCTTAAAGAAATACATGCAGAAAACCTCCTCCATCCCCCTAAATGAGCTGTATCCACCCCTAATTAATCTTTGGGAAACGGATAGTGAAAAGGACAAGGAGGGTTCTTCTGAAACGAAACCCAGCCAGGTCGACACGACTAGAAGTTATTACATGTGGTGA